In a single window of the Raphanus sativus cultivar WK10039 chromosome 9, ASM80110v3, whole genome shotgun sequence genome:
- the LOC108833928 gene encoding protein indeterminate-domain 5, chloroplastic — translation MAASSSSAASFFGVQQDDQTHLLPPNSSAAAPPLPPHHQPPQSQQPLEAPPQKKKRNQPRTPNSDAEVIALSPKTLMATNRFICEVCNKGFQREQNLQLHRRGHNLPWKLKQKSTKEVKRKVYLCPEPTCVHHDPSRALGDLTGIKKHYYRKHGEKKWKCEKCSKRYAVQSDWKAHSKTCGTKEYRCDCGTLFSRRDSFITHRAFCDALAQESARHPTSLTSLPSHHFPYGQNTNNSNNTSSMILGLSHMGASQNLDHQSSDVLRLGSSGGGGAGASSRSSSDLIAANASGYFMQEQNPSFHDQQDHQQQGFLAASNNIKPSPMNFQQSLMQFSHDNHNSPSSNLFNLSFLSGHNGVASATSNPNAAAVSSGNLMISNHFDSENAVGGGRGGGERSTGLFPNNLMTSADRISTGAVPSLFSSSMQNPNSTTHMSATALLQKAAQIGSSSSNNSNSNNASSILRSFGSGMYGESETNLNDLMNTFSNPGATGNNVNRVDSPFGSYGGVNKGLNADKQSMTRDFLGVGQIVRSMSGSGGFQQQKQQQRHGNSTEIVGSSTDSANINSINVNPGGGPASPPPFLTNTGWNPPC, via the exons ATGGCTGCTTCTTCATCCTCTGCTGCTTCCTTCTTTGGAGTTCAACAAGATGATCAAACTCACCTTCTTCCTCCTAATTCCTCCGCAGCcgctcctcctcttcctcctcaccACCAGCCACCACAGTCTCAGCAACCCCTTGAGGCTCCACCgcagaaaaagaagagaaaccaacCAAGAACTCCAA ATTCCGATGCAGAAGTGATAGCTTTATCTCCAAAGACACTAATGGCTACAAACAGATTCATATGTGAAGTATGCAACAAAGGATTTCAAAGAGAACAGAACCTACAACTTCACCGAAGAGGACACAATCTTCCATGGAAACTTAAGCAAAAATCGACCAAAGAAGTGAAGAGGAAAGTGTATCTTTGTCCGGAGCCCACGTGCGTCCACCATGATCCGTCACGTGCTCTCGGAGATCTCACCGGAATTAAGAAACATTATTACCGTAAACACGGTGAAAAGAAGTGGAAATGCGAGAAATGTTCTAAGCGTTACGCTGTTCAATCGGATTGGAAAGCTCACTCCAAGACTTGTGGTACCAAAGAATATCGTTGCGACTGTGGTACACTTTTCTCTCG GCGAGACAGTTTCATTACACACAGAGCCTTTTGTGACGCGTTGGCTCAGGAGAGTGCGAGACACCCAACTTCTTTGACTTCTTTGCCAAGTCACCACTTTCCATACGGACAAAACACCAACAACTCCAACAATACTTCAAGCATGATCCTTGGTTTGTCTCACATGGGGGCCTCACAGAATCTTGATCATCAGTCCAGCGATGTTCTCCGACTCGGAAGCAGCGGAGGAGGAGGTGCAGGAGCTTCCTCACGCTCTTCCTCCGATCTCATTGCTGCAAATGCTTCAGGTTACTTCATGCAAGAGCAAAACCCTAGCTTTCATGATCAACAAGACCATCAACAACAAGGGTTTTTAGCTGCAAGCAACAACATCAAGCCATCACCAATGAATTTTCAACAAAGTCTGATGCAGTTCTCACATGATAACCATAACTCTCCTTCCTCCAATCTCTTCAATCTCAGCTTCCTCTCTGGACACAATGGAGTTGCTTCTGCTACAAGCAACCCTAATGCTGCAGCTGTTTCATCTGGCAACCTTATGATTTCTAACCATTTTGATAGCGAAAATGCTGTTGGAGgcggaagaggaggaggagaaagaagTACAGGTCTCTTCCCTAACAATCTGATGACCTCGGCGGACAGAATCAGCACAGGAGCAGTGCCTTCACTCTTTAGCTCATCAATGCAAAACCCCAATTCAACAACTCACATGTCAGCCACTGCTCTTCTTCAGAAAGCTGCTCAAATTGGTTCAAGCTCGAGCAACAACAGCAATAGTAATAATGCTTCATCGATTCTAAGAAGCTTTGGGAGTGGAATGTACGGAGAAAGCGAGACTAATCTTAACGATTTGATGAACACTTTCTCTAACCCCGGCGCAACTGGAAACAACGTTAATAGAGTAGATTCTCCGTTTGGTTCATACGGAGGAGTGAACAAAGGATTAAACGCTGATAAACAAAGCATGACTAGAGACTTTCTTGGGGTTGGACAAATCGTAAGAAGCATGAGTGGAAGCGGAGGGtttcaacaacaaaaacaacaacaacggcATGGGAATAGTACAGAAATAGTTGGCTCTTCGACGGATTCCGCCAATATAAACAGTATTAATGTGAATCCTGGTGGTGGTCCGGCAAGTCCACCACCGTTCCTAACCAATACTGGATGGAATCCACCATGCTAG